A window from Aliamphritea hakodatensis encodes these proteins:
- the fliE gene encoding flagellar hook-basal body complex protein FliE: protein MIERADINSVLEQMRAMKSQAQQGMQQAPMGMPVSGVNDDTPGFGEMLKGAVDKVNGMQKEAKALSTSFERGDPGVDLHQVMISMEKASVSFEAMTQVRNRMVSAYEDVMKMPI from the coding sequence ATGATCGAAAGAGCCGACATAAATTCTGTCCTGGAACAGATGCGTGCGATGAAGTCGCAGGCGCAGCAGGGGATGCAACAGGCGCCTATGGGGATGCCTGTGTCCGGTGTGAATGATGATACTCCGGGTTTCGGCGAAATGCTGAAAGGCGCGGTAGATAAGGTGAATGGCATGCAGAAAGAAGCCAAAGCCCTGTCGACCTCCTTTGAACGGGGAGACCCGGGTGTTGATCTGCACCAGGTAATGATCAGCATGGAAAAAGCATCGGTTTCATTCGAGGCAATGACTCAGGTCCGTAACCGGATGGTGTCGGCCTATGAAGATGTTATGAAGATGCCAATTTAA
- a CDS encoding DUF294 nucleotidyltransferase-like domain-containing protein, whose amino-acid sequence MPSSFNMTNMPFSLLTEAEQVLLRNSLDIGYYQRGETVLAAGDVPEGVYVILKGVVSENDADGGEVDHVFVHYTAEDYFGGWSAIKGRAIHNFLAEEETICHILPTKTLLDLCAENSRFADYFQQSLSAKTEIRSKLGGDQDMAEFMLAQIKDGVIREPLIVEQGSSIDAATRLMREKRADCMLVKRGNRYGMVTGTDLLDAIVIDGFPLETDVAEIASYRLITTASGDYLFNALITMTQQHIERVVVMDDQQLTGVVELTDVLSYFSSHSHVIGLRIERADTIDALRDAAAGLSDLVRAVVGQGVKARFVMDLIAAMNGRIIAKLFDLIIPPDMQPHVCLVVMGSEGRGEQIMKTDQDNGLIFRDGLIWPDMHKTLRQFSDTLISFGFPECPGNIMVSNPDWVKSIGDWTQQLSDWSRDCDGTAQMNLAIAVDAHPVAGNQALFKTSRNWFMRHLQSNKVFFAHFAKVALEFDTPLSFFGNLKEKGQLDVKKGGIFPIVHGIRTLALEYRVLETNTFKRIEALVELGQIKEKHGRELCEALALFIQVRLGQQVIRAEQDGIDQTPNTIDLALLDKMERDMLRDALHIVKGFKKHLALRYHLAG is encoded by the coding sequence ATGCCTTCATCTTTTAATATGACGAATATGCCTTTTAGCCTGCTGACAGAAGCGGAGCAGGTGTTGCTGCGTAACAGCCTGGATATCGGCTATTACCAGCGCGGTGAGACAGTGCTGGCTGCCGGCGATGTGCCGGAAGGGGTGTACGTTATATTAAAAGGTGTGGTCAGCGAAAATGATGCGGACGGTGGTGAAGTCGATCATGTGTTTGTTCATTATACCGCGGAAGATTATTTTGGTGGCTGGTCGGCGATTAAAGGCCGGGCGATTCATAACTTTCTCGCCGAAGAAGAAACGATTTGTCATATATTGCCGACGAAAACCCTGCTGGATCTGTGTGCAGAAAACAGCCGCTTCGCGGATTACTTTCAGCAAAGTCTGTCGGCTAAGACAGAAATCCGCTCTAAGCTGGGCGGTGATCAGGACATGGCCGAGTTTATGCTGGCGCAGATTAAAGACGGCGTTATTCGTGAACCCCTGATCGTTGAGCAGGGCAGCAGTATTGATGCCGCTACCCGGCTGATGCGGGAGAAACGGGCCGACTGTATGCTGGTTAAGCGGGGTAACCGTTACGGCATGGTCACCGGTACTGATTTACTGGATGCAATCGTCATTGACGGGTTTCCACTGGAAACGGATGTGGCTGAAATTGCCAGCTACCGGCTGATAACCACGGCCTCCGGCGACTACCTCTTCAATGCGCTGATCACCATGACCCAGCAGCATATTGAGCGGGTTGTGGTGATGGATGATCAGCAGCTAACCGGTGTGGTGGAGCTGACGGACGTGCTCAGTTATTTCTCAAGCCATTCCCATGTGATTGGCCTGCGCATTGAGCGTGCCGATACCATTGATGCGTTGCGGGATGCTGCAGCCGGTCTGAGCGATCTGGTGCGGGCGGTTGTCGGTCAGGGAGTGAAAGCCCGTTTTGTGATGGATCTGATTGCGGCGATGAATGGCCGGATCATTGCCAAGCTGTTTGATCTGATCATTCCGCCAGATATGCAACCTCATGTGTGCCTGGTGGTGATGGGAAGTGAGGGGCGGGGTGAGCAGATTATGAAAACCGATCAGGATAATGGGCTTATCTTCCGTGACGGGCTGATATGGCCGGATATGCATAAAACCCTCCGTCAGTTCAGCGATACACTGATTTCATTCGGGTTTCCGGAATGTCCGGGCAATATCATGGTATCGAATCCTGACTGGGTTAAATCAATCGGCGACTGGACACAGCAATTGAGTGACTGGTCCCGGGACTGTGACGGTACGGCGCAGATGAATCTGGCAATTGCGGTTGATGCGCATCCGGTTGCCGGGAATCAGGCGCTCTTTAAAACCTCACGTAACTGGTTTATGCGCCATTTGCAGAGCAATAAGGTGTTCTTTGCGCATTTTGCCAAAGTGGCCCTGGAGTTTGATACGCCGCTGAGTTTTTTCGGCAACCTGAAAGAAAAAGGTCAGCTGGATGTGAAGAAGGGCGGCATCTTTCCGATTGTTCATGGTATCCGGACACTGGCGCTGGAATACCGGGTGCTGGAAACGAATACCTTTAAGCGCATTGAAGCGCTGGTGGAGCTGGGGCAGATCAAGGAAAAGCATGGCCGTGAATTGTGTGAGGCGCTGGCGCTGTTCATTCAGGTCCGGCTGGGACAGCAGGTAATCCGCGCTGAGCAGGATGGCATTGATCAAACGCCTAATACCATTGATCTGGCGCTTCTGGATAAAATGGAACGTGATATGTTGCGTGATGCCTTGCATATCGTGAAGGGATTTAAAAAGCATCTGGCATTGCGTTATCACCTGGCAGGCTAA
- a CDS encoding 3'-5' exonuclease, with protein sequence MIIPRTIRQFKERIDHKAGPHGELFEPYDGDEVVSLDCETTSLNVKEGEILSIGAVKIRGQKVVTSERLDIKLKPPKSLTEDSIKIHKIRAADLMDGVEMDEALEQVLAFVGNRPVLGYYVNYDIRMLDKFLRPRYGFGLPGKAIELSHVYHDIIKWRSIGGNADLRFDTISRNLDIPMLERHTALGDAITVALMYVRLKYGETPNI encoded by the coding sequence ATGATTATTCCCCGTACTATCAGACAGTTTAAAGAGCGGATTGACCATAAGGCAGGGCCTCATGGTGAACTATTCGAACCGTATGACGGCGATGAGGTTGTATCGCTGGACTGTGAAACGACCAGCCTGAATGTTAAAGAGGGTGAGATACTGTCCATTGGCGCGGTCAAGATCAGGGGACAGAAAGTCGTCACCAGTGAGCGGCTGGATATTAAGCTAAAGCCGCCTAAAAGTCTGACAGAAGACTCGATCAAGATTCATAAGATTCGTGCCGCAGACCTGATGGATGGCGTGGAGATGGATGAGGCGCTTGAGCAGGTGCTGGCGTTTGTGGGTAACCGGCCGGTGCTGGGGTATTACGTGAATTATGATATCCGCATGCTGGATAAATTCCTGCGGCCCCGTTACGGCTTTGGCCTGCCGGGTAAAGCGATTGAACTGTCTCACGTGTATCACGACATTATCAAATGGCGGAGTATTGGCGGTAATGCTGATCTGCGCTTTGATACTATTTCCAGAAACCTTGATATTCCGATGCTTGAACGGCACACCGCGCTGGGGGATGCCATTACAGTTGCGCTGATGTACGTACGGCTGAAATATGGCGAGACGCCAAACATCTGA
- a CDS encoding DUF4212 domain-containing protein, protein MSSSENAQAYWSENLRIIITYLSIWFVVSYVCGILLVEQLNAIPFFGFPLGFWIDQQGSIFVYVGLIWAYAFSMNKLDEKYDVHE, encoded by the coding sequence ATGTCTTCGTCTGAGAATGCTCAGGCCTATTGGTCTGAAAATCTGCGCATTATCATTACATACCTTTCTATATGGTTTGTAGTTTCATATGTGTGCGGTATCTTGCTGGTAGAGCAGCTTAATGCAATTCCGTTCTTCGGCTTCCCGTTAGGATTCTGGATCGACCAGCAGGGTTCTATTTTCGTCTATGTAGGCCTGATCTGGGCTTATGCGTTCAGCATGAATAAGCTGGATGAAAAATACGACGTTCACGAATAA
- a CDS encoding sodium:solute symporter family protein encodes MSLDVLTYLFIGGSFALYIGIAIWARAGSTKEFYVAGGGVHPVANGMATAADWMSAASFISLAGLVSFIGRDGGAYLMGWTGGYVLLAMLLAPYLRKFGKFTVPDFVGDRYYSNTARVIAVVCTIVISFTYVAGQMRGVGIVFSRYLHVDINTGVIIGMAIVFFYAVLGGMKGITYTQVAQYCVLILAFTVPAFFLSLQITGHLLPQIGLGATLDSGMSVLATLDQLSTDLGFAEYTAGKKSTIDIFCLTAALMAGTAGLPHVIVRFFTVPRVKDARTSAGWALIFIAILYTSVPGVAGFGRVNLIQTINGADNAGTEYAQMPQWFKNWENAGLLGWHDYNGDGKVQYAAGAAFNGKKGKPAFDGENRGEYGERAVTNAVENPTAVNGAPYANEVYVDRDIMVLANPEIAQLPNWVIALVAAGAVAAALSTAAGLLLVISTAISHDLMKTCINPNISDKQELMYARMAAIVAICIAGYFGINPPGFVAQVVALAFGLASSSVFPVIVMGIFNKRMNKEGAIAGMIVGLGSTMAYMVYFTFMGGAKEDLFLGISTGGFGFVGMILNFIVAYIVSMMTPPPPAEIQEIVENIRVPRGAGAAHAH; translated from the coding sequence ATGAGTCTTGATGTACTGACGTACCTGTTTATAGGCGGCTCTTTTGCGCTCTATATCGGTATCGCAATCTGGGCCCGTGCAGGGTCTACAAAAGAATTTTACGTAGCGGGCGGTGGTGTTCACCCTGTCGCAAACGGTATGGCAACTGCAGCGGACTGGATGTCTGCCGCGTCTTTCATCTCCCTGGCGGGTCTGGTGTCTTTCATCGGCCGCGATGGCGGTGCTTATCTGATGGGCTGGACTGGCGGTTACGTGCTGCTGGCGATGCTGCTGGCACCTTACCTGCGTAAGTTTGGTAAGTTCACGGTGCCTGACTTTGTCGGTGATCGTTACTATTCCAACACTGCACGCGTGATCGCGGTTGTGTGTACGATTGTTATTTCCTTCACATACGTTGCAGGTCAGATGCGCGGTGTAGGTATCGTATTCTCCCGTTATCTGCACGTGGATATTAATACCGGTGTCATCATCGGTATGGCAATTGTATTCTTCTACGCCGTTCTGGGCGGAATGAAAGGTATTACTTACACCCAGGTTGCGCAGTACTGTGTCCTGATTCTGGCCTTCACTGTGCCGGCATTCTTCCTGTCACTGCAGATTACCGGTCATTTGCTGCCGCAGATTGGTCTGGGTGCAACACTGGATTCCGGTATGTCGGTTCTGGCAACGCTTGATCAGTTATCCACCGATCTGGGTTTTGCTGAATATACCGCGGGTAAGAAATCCACGATTGATATCTTCTGCTTAACCGCTGCGCTGATGGCGGGTACTGCCGGTCTGCCACACGTAATCGTTCGTTTCTTTACTGTACCGCGTGTAAAAGATGCCCGTACGTCTGCTGGCTGGGCGCTGATCTTCATTGCCATCTTGTATACCTCTGTACCGGGTGTTGCCGGTTTCGGTCGGGTAAACCTGATTCAGACCATCAACGGTGCTGATAACGCAGGTACTGAATATGCGCAGATGCCACAGTGGTTCAAAAACTGGGAAAATGCGGGTCTGCTGGGCTGGCATGATTATAACGGTGACGGCAAGGTTCAGTATGCTGCCGGTGCTGCTTTCAACGGTAAGAAGGGTAAGCCTGCCTTCGACGGTGAGAACCGTGGTGAGTACGGTGAGCGTGCGGTAACCAATGCTGTTGAAAATCCTACTGCTGTGAACGGTGCACCATACGCGAACGAAGTCTATGTTGACCGTGACATCATGGTATTGGCGAACCCTGAAATCGCGCAGTTGCCTAACTGGGTTATTGCGCTGGTCGCTGCCGGTGCAGTGGCTGCAGCCCTCTCGACGGCGGCGGGTTTGCTGCTGGTAATTTCGACCGCTATTTCACATGACCTTATGAAGACCTGTATCAATCCGAATATTTCGGATAAGCAGGAGCTTATGTACGCACGGATGGCCGCCATTGTTGCGATCTGTATAGCCGGCTACTTCGGGATAAATCCGCCGGGCTTTGTGGCCCAGGTGGTGGCGCTGGCCTTTGGTCTGGCTTCCTCCTCAGTATTCCCGGTTATCGTGATGGGTATCTTCAACAAGCGTATGAATAAAGAAGGTGCAATTGCCGGTATGATCGTGGGTCTGGGTTCCACTATGGCTTACATGGTTTACTTCACCTTTATGGGTGGTGCGAAGGAAGATCTGTTCCTGGGTATCTCCACCGGTGGCTTCGGCTTTGTGGGTATGATTCTGAACTTCATCGTGGCATACATCGTATCCATGATGACGCCACCACCACCGGCTGAAATTCAGGAAATCGTTGAGAATATCCGTGTCCCACGGGGTGCGGGTGCCGCTCACGCTCACTAA